A genomic window from Streptomyces sp. MST-110588 includes:
- a CDS encoding response regulator transcription factor: MRVLVVEDEQLLADAVATGLRREAMAVDVVYDGAAAVERIEINDYDVVVLDRDLPLVHGDDVCRKIIELGMPTRVLMLTASGDVSDRVEGLEIGADDYLPKPFAFTELTARVRALGRRTTVALPPVLERAGIKLDPNRREVFRDGKEVQLAPKEFAVLEVLMRSEGTVVSAEQLLEKAWDENTDPFTNVVRVTVMTLRRKLGEPAVIVTVPGSGYRI; encoded by the coding sequence GTGCGTGTACTCGTCGTCGAGGACGAGCAACTGCTCGCCGATGCCGTGGCGACCGGACTGCGCCGGGAGGCCATGGCGGTCGACGTGGTCTACGACGGCGCGGCTGCGGTGGAACGGATCGAGATCAACGACTACGACGTGGTCGTTTTGGACCGTGACCTGCCGCTGGTGCACGGTGACGACGTCTGCCGCAAGATCATCGAGCTGGGGATGCCCACCCGCGTCCTGATGCTCACCGCCTCCGGTGACGTCAGCGACCGCGTGGAGGGCCTGGAGATCGGCGCGGACGACTACCTGCCCAAGCCGTTCGCCTTCACCGAGCTGACCGCCCGCGTACGGGCCCTGGGGCGCCGTACGACCGTGGCCCTGCCGCCCGTGCTGGAGCGGGCCGGCATCAAGCTGGACCCCAATCGCCGCGAGGTCTTCCGGGACGGCAAGGAGGTCCAGCTCGCGCCCAAGGAGTTCGCGGTGCTGGAGGTCCTGATGCGCAGCGAGGGCACGGTCGTCTCGGCCGAGCAGTTGCTGGAGAAGGCGTGGGACGAGAACACCGACCCGTTCACCAATGTCGTACGGGTCACGGTCATGACGCTGCGCCGCAAGCTCGGCGAGCCCGCGGTGATCGTCACGGTGCCCGGCTCGGGCTACCGGATCTGA
- a CDS encoding DUF4193 domain-containing protein, producing the protein MATDYDTPRKTDDDLNEDSIEELKSRRNDKSASAVDVDEFEQAEGLELPGADLSNEELAVRVLPKQQDEFTCMSCFLVHHRSQLAEEKNGQPICRDCAA; encoded by the coding sequence ATGGCTACGGATTACGACACCCCACGCAAGACCGATGACGACCTCAACGAGGACAGCATCGAGGAACTGAAGTCGCGGCGGAACGACAAGTCCGCCTCGGCCGTCGACGTCGATGAGTTCGAGCAGGCCGAGGGCCTGGAACTGCCCGGCGCCGATCTTTCCAACGAAGAGCTGGCCGTGCGCGTGCTGCCCAAGCAGCAGGACGAATTCACGTGCATGAGCTGCTTCCTCGTGCACCACCGCAGCCAGTTGGCCGAGGAGAAGAACGGTCAGCCGATCTGCCGCGACTGCGCGGCCTGA
- a CDS encoding DUF3093 domain-containing protein: MQSYEERLTAPRSWWVIAGLIGISCALILLPLGTPAMLGGLVGGSALAAVAVSSYGSARIRVVGDALIAGDARIPVSALGEAQVLDAQEALAWRTHKADTRAFMLLRSYIRTAVRVEITDPADPTPYAYLSTREPERLVAALAAVRA, from the coding sequence ATGCAGTCGTACGAAGAACGTCTCACCGCGCCCCGCTCCTGGTGGGTGATCGCCGGGCTGATCGGCATCTCCTGCGCACTGATCCTGCTTCCGCTGGGGACCCCGGCGATGCTCGGCGGTCTGGTCGGCGGAAGCGCGCTGGCGGCGGTGGCGGTGAGTTCCTACGGTTCGGCGCGCATCCGCGTCGTGGGGGACGCGCTGATCGCGGGCGACGCCCGGATCCCGGTCTCCGCGCTGGGCGAGGCCCAGGTGCTGGACGCGCAGGAGGCGCTGGCCTGGCGTACGCACAAGGCCGACACCCGTGCGTTCATGCTGCTGCGCAGTTACATCCGGACGGCCGTACGCGTGGAGATCACCGATCCCGCGGACCCGACGCCGTATGCCTACCTCTCCACGCGGGAGCCCGAGCGCCTGGTGGCGGCGCTGGCGGCCGTACGGGCCTGA